The DNA region GATGGATGAATTCTCAGGTTCTTGAACTTGTCCGTGTGCGTCGTCGGCAGCACGACGGCCTCAATCAATTTCTGGATTTGCCTGTCCAACCCGCCAATGTCCGAATACTGCTCGGTCGGCCGGAAGTGTCTCCAGGATGAGGTACGAGTCCTTGTTTACGCCCACCAAATCGTCCGGCTTGAGTTTCTCTGGATCAACCAGGCCAAACACGGGCAAAACGTACGTCTGCCGTGTCAAAGTCTTGATTACGGTGCGCTTGCCCTTCCGCTTGGAGTCCAGCACCACCACCGCTCCGTCGTCCTCCGTCTCCTGAGGGTCCACGTCCAGCAGCTCGATCGACTTGTTCTCCTGTGTTACCACCATCTCGATTGCTGGTGCCTTACTGAGTCCAAACACGCACTAAATTCAACACAAAACAATGGACAATCCGGATTTACTACGACGAAGCTGCTGGCCCATGAAATTGCCGGATGAGTGCCAGCAAATCGCTCGGCCGGAAAATGTAATAGAGACAgattgatttttgttgttgtttgtaaaCAGTGCGCGCGTTTGCGATGAAAGCTGtgaacactgaaataaaattcatagaGGAATGGTGTATGCACGTAAATATGGATGCACATACGGATTAACTTATGAAATAAATGCAATATATTTGGAGTGACCACCTCGTGGGACCAACATAGCAGGTTAtcgtttcccttctggattcgatttctaagtaaaggaaaagtagtttatcgtcacaagctggacaTTATCTTCTTGGAATATTGACATTTAACACTAAAATATGTGTATAagctaacattaaaaaatgtgaacgatTGACTTCGTCCTCAAAAGGctggataatattttattttttctagttatttattttttgacaaaaaatattcaaaactattcatcaaaaacaaaatttaaaataatttttcacaaaaaaaaactttttttcaattgcacatttgctggctcttttaccctatatttagcgtcagaggggtaaagcgaccaaatagcggggtccacggtccaacaaatgtgagtatcgcggcccatacatacaatttgacaatcttgCCATCAGGCTGGTGAAAACCAAAACTGCGCTGTATTTACTCcatcccagtcaactcaatcggagttctgaaacggaattcaattcaaatcgtttacgtattccgtttcaaacgcaacaaccggtacgtacacggaatcggttgttgcgtaaggctggtacaaattttattttaagtttttgtcaaaccaaaacatcttagcatggtgctcccaacgaacaAACCAAATCAACGAATCATCTCTCTGTGAAACAACTTTATGCAGAAGgcttggccgctttaacgtctgtgatgtttcaatgcattttaatacgatggcgcactacaaatgttaataaatgacaagaaaagtgctaggcgtaatctcacataaggcactctccaggatccattcgaaagattggctgcgctaaggtctgattagattatAAAACTTTTGGAATAACTTATTAAATATTATCGGATGAGTTttcaaaagccgtaagagccaccgtgacctccgacactaattttccgtttttctccaaattgaaaCAAAGTTTTATTTATGACACTCAGTCGGTTCGAGTCGTGTCCGTCGCGTTTGATTTTCGTCGCTGTCTCTTTGTTTGATTCTGAATTGACACCCAGTTCTGTGCACTCTGCCGGTTTGCGTCGCGGCTGTCgcgcttgatttttttgttactgTTACGATGCGCGGGCGATTTTCCAGTAAAGCGGTACATCTGAAATGAATAGTTAATTTCGGGCGAGCTCGTTTTatgacggttttttttttgtaaaatgcagGGTATTTTGCAGTTAAAATTcgttaattttagaaatttagtcaTCGACGCGTTATTGATTCAAGACCGgttattgattttgttaa from Culex quinquefasciatus strain JHB chromosome 3, VPISU_Cqui_1.0_pri_paternal, whole genome shotgun sequence includes:
- the LOC119770260 gene encoding uncharacterized protein LOC119770260, with protein sequence MNICTSYWPASFSTTASINFWICLSNPPMSEYCSVGRKCLQDEVRVLVYAHQIVRLEFLWINQAKHGQNVRLPCQSLDYGALALPLGVQHHHRSVVLRLLRVHVQQLDRLVLLCYHHLDCWCLTESKHALNSTQNNGQSGFTTTKLLAHEIAG